AGGTTTTCGTGCCACTAGTGACTGCAAATGTTTTACGATCAAGTAACAGTTGACCTGCTTGAACCTGATGCGAAGCGGCAATCCGGTAGCGCTTGAGCAGCGCTTTTACCCGGACGACCAGCTCCTGCGGATCAAACGGCTTCACCAAATAATCATCTGTCCCCAGCTCAAAGCCTTTGATTTTTTGTGATGTCTCTCCCTTGGCAGTCAGCATGAGCAAGGGAAAATCATAATACTCACGAAGCTTTCGACACAGCTCCCAGCCGTCCATGTTCGGCATCATGATGTCAAGAATCACCAGTTGTGCGGCAACTGATTCCAATTTGTCCAATGCCTCCTGTCCGTCAACGGCTTCCACTATCGTAAAGCCTTCATTGCGCAAGAAGACGCTGACGAGCTCGCGAATATGCGGATCGTCGTCAACTACCATAATCGTGGTCACGTTCTACACCCTCTCTTTTACGAGCAATTGCTGACTAGCCAATTCCCGGTACATCTCATGAGTTTGAAAAAGCTCTTCATGTGTACCCATACCTGTGATTTTTCCCTTTTCCAAAAAGATGATTTGGTCTGCCTCCACCACGGTAGACAAGCGATGGGCAATCACGAGGGTGGTGCGTCCCTTCATCAAATTTTGCAACGCCTTCTGGACGATCATCTCGGAATTACTGTCCAAGCTAGAGGTCGCTTCATCCAGCATCAAGATTTGCGGGTCCCGAAGCAGTGCACGGGCAATGCCGATTCGTTGGCGTTGTCCACCCGATAGCTTCATGCCTCGCTCCCCTACTTCTGTCTCATAGCCATTCGGCAATTCCTCAATAAATTGATCCGCATAGGCCATCTTTGCCGCTTCCTTCAACTCCTCGTCGGTAATCGTCCGTGAAATCCCGTAGCAAATATTCTCTCGGATGGTTCCGGCGATCAATGGACTTTCCTGGGAAACGTAGCCGATTTGACTTCTCCATGACTTCAAGGAAAAATCCGTGATGGGATCATTGCCTAGCCTGATTTCTCCAGTCAGTGGCTGGTAATATCTTTCAACCAGGGAAAACAACGTCGTCTTGCCGCTGCCGCTCGGTCCGACAATCGCATTTACTTTTCCGGCCCCAATCGTAAAGCTGACATCATCGAGAATGGTTTCCCCGTTCTCATACGCGAAGCTCACATGGCTCAAATGGATGGGCAGTCCTGCGTTTTCAAGCGTCCGTCCTGTCAGAAGATCTTCCTCTTCAGCGTTCAGTGTCGAGATGATTCTTTCGGTTGCCCCCATGGCTTTTTGTAACGAGGTGAAAAACTGTGTGAATTGCCCCAGTGGGATGACAATTTGCACCAGATACAAAATAAATGCGACCAGCTCACCAGCTGTCAATGCTCCCATGGACACGCGCATGCCACCATAGCCGATCACAACCACGAGCAGCACCATCAGGATAAAGGACATTAGCGGTCCAATGACGGCTTGGACTTTTCCTTCTCTCAGCCCGAATCGGAACAAATTCCCGATTGCCTTTGTTCCCATTCCCAACTCGTGGGTTTCGGCATTGGAAGATTTGACGAGCCGCATTTCTTGGAGCACTTGATTCATAATGGTTGTAAAGCTGGCGGTTTCATCTTGCAATCCTTTTGAAATTTTGTACATCTGACTGCCAAGCGGCATGAGAATCCCGATGCACAGCGGCACAGCAACGAGCATGGTTAACGTCATTTGCCAATCGAGGTAGAGCAAGGTCACCACAGAACCAACAATCGTGATCAATCCTGTGAAAAAGCTGGACAGGTGCTCCGTAATCAGGCTTTTCACAACGCCGGTATCGTTTGTCATTCGACTGATCGTATCACCAGTCCGGTTGTTATCATAATAAGAGATCGGCAGGACGAGCAGTTTTTTCCATAGTCGTTCACGGAGTGAGGCCACCACACTCTCGCCGACATGATTTAATAAGTAGATGGACAGTCCTCCTGCAATGGCTTGTGCGACAAAGGCAACGATCATTAGAATGATTTGTGGTGTTGTGATCGTAGACAGGGAAAAGCTGTCCACCAAATCCTTCGTAAACAACGGTATCACTAAGCTAACTAGTGTAGTTGCGATGCTCATGAACAACGCGACACCGATTTTCAGCTTGGATGGCTTTGTGTCCCTAATTAATCGAAAGAAAGGTCGCCAGTTTCCCCATTTCGCTACGCTGTTGGTTTGTTCCATTCGTTCATTTCTCCCCTTTTTCCTCCACTCATTTTCACTTGCAAGTGATAAGATACTGCATGAATGTAAACGAAATATAAACGGGATAATAATTCAAGTGCGTGCAATTTTCTTCTTTCTAAGTAAGAAGACGTTTCTGATCCAATTTTCTTTACCTATGATTTTTGTATATAAATGATGAATTTGGGGTAGAAGCCGGGAAACAAATCGTATATAATAGGTTCGTAATGAAGAAACGAAACAACGTTTCACCAGATGAAACTCCAAGTTATTATAGGGAGGTTGTATACATTGGCTAACAAAGATGCTTACAAAGTAAAGTCTTCCCTGCAAGTAGGCGACAAGTCTTTTGCTTACTATCGCCTGCAAGGGTTGGAAGAACAAGGATTGGGCGATGTTTCCAAACTGCCGTTCTCCATTAAAGTTCTGCTCGAGGCTGCTGTTCGTCAGTTCGACGGCCGCGCGATCACCAAAGAACACGTACAACAATTGGCGACCTGGACAAAAGGCCGCGACGAAAACCAAGAAGTACCTCTCATGCCAGCTCGTATCGTTCTGCAAGACTTCACCGGTGTACCGGCTGTAGTTGACTTGGCAGCGATGCGCATCGCGATGAAGCGCGCTGGTGGAGATCCAAAACGAATCAACCCGTTGGTTCCAGTTGACCTCGTTATCGACCACTCCGTCATGGTTGACGATTTCGGTAACGCGTCCGCTCTGGACAACAACATGAAATTGGAATTCGAACGCAACCAAGAGCGCTACCGCTTCCTGCGTTGGGCACAAACTGCGTTTGACAACTTCCGTGCGGTTCCTCCAGCTACTGGTATCGTTCACCAAGTAAACTTGGAGTACCTCGCAACTGTAATCGCTACTCGCGAAGTAGATGGCGAATTGGTTGCTTTCCCTGACTCTCTCGTAGGTACTGACTCCCACACCACTATGATCAACGGTCTTGGTGTTCTTGGATGGGGTGTTGGTGGTATCGAGGCAGAAGCAGGAATGCTCGGACAACCTCTGTATTTCGTAACGCCAGAAGTAGTTGGTTTCAAACTGACTGGTACCCTGAGTGCTGGTGCGACTGCAACCGACCTCGCTCTGACTGTTACGCAAATGCTGCGTAAAAAAGGCGTTGTAGGTAAATTCGTGGAGTTCTACGGACCAGGCCTGTCCAACATCTCGCTGGCTGACCGCGCTACCGTAGCGAACATGGCACCTGAGTACGGCGCTACTATGGGCTTTTTCCCAGTAGATGCTGAGACACTCAACTACATGCGTCAAACCGGTCGTGAAGAAGACCTGATCTCCTTGGTTGAAACTTACACCAAAGCACAAGGCCTCTTCCGTACTGACGAGACTGTTGACCCAGTATTCTCCGAAACATTGGAACTGGATCTGTCCACTGTCGTACCTAGCTTGGCTGGTCCAAAACGTCCTCAAGACCGCGTAGAACTGACTGCTATGAAGGAATCCTTCAATAACAGCCTCGTGACGCCGATCGACAAAGGCGGATTTGGTCTCTCCGAAGAGAAAATCGCAGCTAGCGCACCTGTTGCTTATCCAAACGGTGAAACAGCTACGCTGAAAACTGGTTCGGTTGTTATCGCAGCGATCACTTCCTGTACCAATACATCAAATCCTAGCGTAATGCTGGGTGCAGGTATCCTGGCGAAAAAAGCTGTGGAAAAAGGCCTGAAAAAGCCTCCTTTCGTAAAAAGCTCCCTGGCTCCAGGTTCTCGCGTAGTTACCCAATACCTGAAAGACGCTGGTCTGATCGATTCTCTGGATGCTATCGGATTCAACGTCGTAGGTTATGGTTGCACCACTTGCATCGGTAACTCCGGTCCATTGCCAGAGGAAACCAGCAAAGCTATCGCTGACGAAGATCTGACAGTTGCAGCGGTACTCTCCGGTAACCGTAACTTCGAAGGCCGTATCCATGCACAGGTAAAAGCGAACTACCTCGCTTCTCCTCCATTGGTTATCGCCTATGCACTCGCAGGTACTGTAAATATCGACCTGACTACAGAGCCAATCGGCACTGGCAAAGACGGTCAACCTGTATTCTTGAAAGACATCTGGCCAACTCCACAAGAGATCGCAGCTGCTATGGACAAAGCTATGAATCCGGCTCTGTTCCGCGCTGAGTACGGCCAAGTGTTCACACAAAACGAAGCTTGGAACAAAATCGACGTTCCAACTGGCGACCTGTATGAGTGGGATGAAAAATCCACGTACATCCAAGAACCGCCATTCTTCCAAAACCTGGCTGGAGAAATCGCTAAAATTGCAGACATCAAAGCAGCGAACACCATCGCACTCTTCGGTGATTCTGTGACAACTGACCATATCTCCCCAGCTGGTAACATCTCGCCAACTAGCCCAGCAGGTCTGTATCTGCAAGCAAACGGCGTAGAGCGCAAAGACTTCAACTCCTACGGTGCTCGTCGTGGTAGCCACGATGTCATGATGCGCGGTACATTTGCGAACATCCGTATCCGCAACCAAGTAGCTCCTGGAACTGAGGGCGGCGTAACGAAATACTTGCCAACTGACGAAGTAATGTCCATCTACGATGCTTCCATGAAGTATCAAGCAGACGGTACTCCACTCGTTGTACTGGCTGGTAAAGAGTACGGTACTGGTTCTTCCCGTGACTGGGCAGCAAAAGGTACATTCCTCTTGGGTATCAAAGCGGTTATCGCTGAGAGCTTCGAGCGTATCCACCGTGCTAACCTGGTTGGTATGGGCGTTCTGCCTCTGCAATTCGCTGATGGCCAAAGCTGGAAGTCCCTCGGCATCGACGGTACTGAGTCCTTCAGCATTGTGGGTCTCTCCGATGATGTTCAACCTGGCCAACGCGTAAAAGTAGAAGCAACGAAGAAAGACGGCAGCACTTTCGAATTCGAAGTAATCGTGCGCCTCGATTCCATGGTAGACGTAGACTACTACCGCAATGGTGGTATCCTGCAAACGGTTCTGCGTCAGTTGCTGGATGAAGGCAAACCAGTAAACGCGTAAGCAAACGAATAAAAAATAAGTTCGTATCAGCACCCACCCAATGAAAAGGGCAGGCTCCGAGTATCTCGGCAGTCTGCCCTTTTTACGTTCCCAGTCAGAACATGGTTGTCGTTAAACAGGCCTCTCTACACTTGGTCTGTTTTTTGTTTTCACTTCCTGATAGTGATAGGCCACGCCTAAGAAGAAGAAACGGTGAATACGCATGGAAGAGGGAATTGTTTCCCACAAAAAGGGAGGGATTTTCGTGATGAAACAGTTGTTTCGCGAAACCTGGATCGAGGTCAATCTCGATGCCATTAAGAAAAACATTCGGGCCATACGCCGGCATATTCCTGAACAGACGAAAATCATTGCAGTTGTAAAAGCGAATGCCTATGGCCATGGTTCTGTTGGAGTAGCCCGCCATGCCCTCGAGTACGGGGCTACTTCTCTCGCTGTCGCCATCCTGGAAGAAGGCATCGTCTTGCGAAAGGCGGGCATTGTAGCACCTATTCTCGTGCTGGGATTCACTCCTCTTTCACGTGTCAAAGAGGCGGTCGCCTGGAATATTGAGCTGTCTGCGTTTCAGGCCGATTGGATCAAAAAAGCCGATAAAATTGTCAAAGCAACCACTTTCTCCAATCGTTTGAACATCCATATCAATGTAGACACTGGCATGGGACGTCTCGGCGTACGGACAAAATCTGCGTTGCTTTCAGTCGTGAAGGCGTTAACTTCAAGCTCTTCCCTTGCATGGACCGGAATCTTCACTCATTTTTCCACTGCGGATGAACCTGACCACACATTAACCAAAGCGCAACACGAGTTATTTGTTGATTATCTTCGTTACCTGAAGGAAAAAGGCTTCGAGCTTCCGACCGTACACATGTGCAACACCGCCGCCACTATTGCTTTTCCCGAATATAGCGCCGATATGATCCGCCTCGGAATCGGCATGTACGGGCTGTATCCATCCGCTTATATCCGCCAACTCCATCGTGTGAAGCTCGTTCCGGCACTCAGCTTGAAATCGCGCTTCTCCTATGTGAAGACAATGCTGACGCCACCTTATACCATCAGTTATGGGGCTACATACATAGCAAAGCACGGAGAGGTCATCGGGACGGTTCCAATCGGTTATGCCGACGGATATTCGCGCGCACTCTCTAACCGGGGATTTGTTCTGTATCGAGGCAGAAGGTTGCCAATCGCAGGGCGAGTGACGATGGATCAGATGATGGTCAGCTTGGGAGAAGGCAGTGGAAAGCAAGGCGATGAAGTCGTGATTTATGGCAAGCAAGGAAACCTCGAGATTACTGTCGATGAGATTGCTGAAATGCTCGGAACGATCAATTATGAAGTCGTTGCCACCCTCAGTAATCGCATCCCTCGTTTGTTTTTGGAAAAAGGGGTGATTGTAGAGATCTCTCATCTGTTGCCGGAAGGGTAAATGAGGCAGACTTGGAGAATAATTTTTCCCCGAAAACGAAAAATAGGGAAAACCAAATTCGCATAAAAGGAATGGAAACATGAAGCCGCGATTCACATACGCCACCCTTCTCCTGTTGGTGCTGAGTCTGACTGTGATCAGCTGCAAGCCAGACTCAGCTTCCCAAATCCGTCAGCATAGCCTTAAGGCTCAACCCACGGCTGAGAAAAACGAATCACAAAAGCCTGTCCTGCTCATTCTCATTGATTCGTTAATGGACAAACCACTGCAAGAAGCAATCCGGCAAGGCCGCGCTCCAGCTTTGGGCTATTTGCTTGCAAACGGGCGCTATTACCCGCAAGTTGTGAGCTCATTCCCCACCATGTCGGTGGCGATCGACAGCACCCTTCTTACAGGGACGTATGCCAATCAGCATCATGTACCGGGATTATCCTGGTTCAGCAACAAGGAAAAGCGGATGATTTATTACGGGTATGGTCCCAAAGAAGGGCTAAAGATCGATCAGCCACAAGTGCTGTTAGATATCCTTCATCAATTAAACCTGGTCCAGCTCAATCCGCATACGAAAACCATCCATGAAGAATTGGCGGAAAAAGGCAAGGATACCGCTTCCATCAATGCGATTCTATGGCGAGGCAAAACGCCCCACACCTTACAAATCCCCCGTCTCATTGATTTCGGCACACGTTTGCCAAGTGAACTGAATGTGACCGGACCAAAATTGATGTCGTATGCAGCATTTGCCCAGCTTGATCCGAATCAAAAGCGTGAAAAGCGCATTTGGCGAAAATACGGGATGAACGATGAGTTTTCCGCGCAGGAGGCTGCCTATCTCATCGCCAACAAAAAGCTTCCCCCTCTTACCATCACCTACTTGCCGGAAAATGATATGGAAGTACATAAGAAGGGACCCGCTACGATCGAAGGGATTGAAAAAGCGGATAAAGCGCTTCAGACCGTACTCGATGCATTTGGCTCGTGGGACAAAGCAATCAAAGAAGCGCGGTGGATCGTCATGGGAGACAGTGGACAGACCCCTGTTCTGAATGATCGCAAGACCGCTACCATTGACTTGCGCAGCTTATTGACCGACTATCGTATAGCCAAAATCAGTCAGCCTGTCACCCCTACTGATCAAGTCGTGATTTCGACCAACGAACGGATGGCTTATATTTACGCCTTGGACTCACGTATTCCGTTATCGGATATCGTAAAACGCTTGCAGCGTGAAGCTAAGCTGGACATCATTGCGCGTAAGGAAGATCAAAAGATTGTCGTAACAGCAGGCCAGATCAATCAACAGTTTTCTTACCAGCCAAACGGTCCCTATATTGATCCATATGGTCAAACATGGACCTTCGATGGCGATCCGCGTCTGCTGGATATGACCATCAAGAACAACCGGATGACATACGGGAAATACCCGGACGTTCTAGCGAGGCTCTATGGCGCAATGAATTCGCATGAAGGCAGATATGTGGTCGTTACTGTTCAGCCTGGGCATGAGCTCATTACCGAAAGCTCTCCCACCCATATCGGCGGAGCGGCACACGGTTCCTTGCACGAGATCGACTCACTCGTTCCCCTGCTGGTAACCGGGACAACCACGAAACCCAAAACTTTGCGTATCGTCGACTTGAAAGATTGGCTGCTGCGCCTGACAACCGAGTGAGTAAGGCAGTTTTTTAGAGAAAGGGCGGGTTTCGGAAAATCTGCCCTCTACTCTTTTTATTCCGTCGTTTTATTACTTCCCCTTATCTTGATCCTGCATCGGAATCATCCTTTTCTCTTACATCCGGCAAGAAACAGACCTGCGAGGCTATGGGGAAGAAAAACGCTGGGCGCATGCTACCGCTCATGCTGCAGACGCTCTCGATGACCTGACTCAATGCAGTGAACTGGATCAGACTGACCTGTCTGGAATCGTGATGAACTCTCAATGGATGATTTGGATGGATGGGTTCGGAGTTTTGCGAATCGTTTGGATAGTAGCTATTCAATCGAATCGTATAAGTGGATTGCAGCGACCTTGCTTCCTCTAAGTTCACAGCGAGCATAGTCACCGAAAATCAAAACGAATACATGTTCTCCCCCATTTTAGGCACCCTACTGATGAGGAGGGATGATGCATGGATCAACGAAACTTTGAACAAATTTATGAAACGTACAAAAATGCCGGAGAACAACAGGCGATCCAGGAAAATGAAGACAACAGCCCACTGACGAATACGGGAAAAGAGCAAATCGTCGCCGTCAGGAAAAATGACGATGGAGACTTGATCGCCTTTAAAACAGACACAGGCCGCGAGCTCGACTATATCACCGCACTCAACGACGCAAAGGCTGGCAAGCTGGCTCATGTAGACGTATTTCACAAGTATGGGAGAGACATTCTGCGGAGTGAGCCAGACGGAATCAAGGAAAACAATTTGGATAATCTGCCTGACTTTTGACGGCAAAAAGGTCGCCCACAGCAGAATCGGGGCGACCTTTTTTTGTATCGACGCGCATTGGATTAGTGGATAAACTTACCGCTACTCAATTCTTTTGTGGCTGCCGGTCTCTTCTGTTATTGTGCAGGAGTAGGAACTGCTGGCTCGTTCTCACCGCCCAAACGCCGGCGTGCCGTCTCCCTTTTTCCCACTGCCGGTAGATGCTCTCCTGCCTTGGCCAATCCCCAGACAGGCATATTTCCGTAAAGACATTCGTATTTTCCCGCATCGACCAAATACGTCTCGTGAAAAATCCCAACCGTTCCATCCATTCCTACCGCTTGGTTGAACTTCTTCCACGCGCTCAGATGATTGTGGCTTTTTCTCGCGTAATTTTCCAGGTGCTCATAGGATCGCCAGTACTGGATTTGGGTGATTTCACGGAGATTAAAATGCGAAGTGTGCCCCAAAAGTCCGAGCTCAGGATGCTGATACAACTCTCGCATCATGCCACCCATGGCGTTGGCTACTGGCATCCACTTATGAACCGCAAGCATACGGTTGATTCGCATCCCGATGATAAATACGACGAAAGATCCTTCCATTTGTGCTGTAAAACGCCCCGGAACTACTTTTGCCATCCGACTCCCCTACCTTATCAATGATTTGAGGTGCAGCTCATAACACGCCATATAATCAGACACATGAAACAAATGTGCCGTCAGATAGGCTCCGTAAAATATCGAGAATAACAGAATAACGGCTTCCCTCTCCGGCAGGTGAAGGGCGAGTTGACCATCCTCGGCTGCTTCTTGTACGCACTTTTGCAACATTTGATGCAGATCAGTTGCTCTAATGGCTTCTCTCTCCTCTTCCTCGGGGAAGCGCAAGTACAATTCTGCATCAGATAAAAGCGGGACACACGGGTGCATTTTTTGCTCGGCTAAAAAGCTGATAAGGCTAAGCATGACCCCAGGCTGCTTCTCGCTATCACGCGTAACCTTGGCAAAAATATGCCGAACAGCTTCCCAACCTCTCTTGTCAGTACTCCGCAACTCAACAAAGCACTCTGCCTGCCATATGCTCATGTAATAAATCAAGAGCTCTTCTTTTTGCGGGAAAAATTTAAAGAATGTAACCTTCGACACCTCTGCTCGTTCGCAAATGTCATCCACAAGTACATTGCGGAAGCTCCCGTCTCCTATCAGCTCCAAGGCAGCGTCCAGAAGGGCGAATTTGGTTTTTGCTTTCTTTTTCTCACGTAGTGATAATGCTTCTGCCATCTTGTACTCCTTTTTCCATATTTCCATTTTCGTTTATCATAGTACATAAATTAACTTAAGTAAAGTTTTTATTCGAGTAACAAAAAACCAGCACCTCCATGGCGGTGTGCTGGCTTCTTCGTTACTTCATCATTTTCCCCATCCGATAGGCTGCTTCCATGATGTAAGGAGCATATTGGCTCATTTTTTCAGGAGTCAGGCGGTTGGAAGGACCCGACGCCGCTATTGACGCTACCAATTGTCCGTTGCGGTTGAATATCGGGACGGCTACGGCTGCTGTCCCCAGCTCCCGTTCCTCTACGCTAGTTGCGAAGCCTTGCTTCCTGATTTGATCCAATTGCTCAATGAAAGACTCCTTGTTCACATAGTCAGGCCAATTCGGATCGCTGATGACTTCCTGCAAAATGAAAGGCTCTGCGTAAGCAACGAGTACCTTGCTGGATGCCCCCACCGCAAGTGGCATACGCGCTCCGATTGGCGCCACCCTGCGAATCGGCTGCTTGCTTTGGACTGCCTGTACGCGTATCCGCTCGTTTCCATCCCGCACGTACAAACTAATCGTTTCCTCCACCAAATCCCGCAATCGCTCCATCTCCGGCAGCAGCAAAGTCGCTGGATCATCGTTTTGCGACAAATTGGCGGATAACTCCCAAACGCGAAACCCAAGTCGATACTTCTCCGTCTGGACATCTCGTATCAGAAACCCTTTGTTCTCCAGCGTTGCCAGCAAACGATGCACGGTACTTTTATGCAAGGAGAGTCGACTCGCTATCTCGCTCAGGCCCAGATCCGTTGCGTCCGTAAAACAGAGCAGGATATCCAAAGCCCGATCGACTGCTCGAACGTTTGCTTTTTGTTCTTCTTCCATAAGTGTTTGACACCTGCTTCCTACTTTGTTCCGATCGTTTCATCTGATGAAACGAATATGCTACTTTTCAGTATACGAAAAAATAAAGCATAGTAAAGAGCGAATCCAAAGGCTCCCCTACCTATTTTCTATTTATGAGGTCATTCCCACAGACGCGGAAACCAGATAGGACATACACTGACAGCAAAATAGCAACGTTTCCATTCTCGATTGGGGGAATGACCTTCTTGGGCAAAAAGAGCAAATCAAAACTGACCAAGCATAACCTGCTCCGAGCAAGTTCTGCGCTTGGCTCGGCCTTACCCCGGACAGCTCGTTTTTCTAAACAGTCTTTGCATGCATTTCTGGATCAATACAAAAAGGTGATCGTCAAACCAGCAACAGGAAGTGGTGGTGCTGGCGTCATGCTCATCACACGGAAAGCCAAGGGCCGTTACCGCGTCCAACGTGGACCTGCACACTACACGTTGCGTGGCAAGTTGGAGACTTACAGGTATTTGCGCAGAAAAATAACGACCTCTTATCTGATTCAGCGCGGTATCTCACTGGCACGCGTCAATGGTGCCTTGTTCGATGTAAGAGTGATGGTCCAAAAAAGATCAGGCTCTCCCTGGGCCGTTACCGGAATCCTTGCAAAAGTAGCAGGCAGAGGCTATATCATCACCAATGTCAAAAGAAGCAAGGGACGGGTGCTGCCGATCCGTTCAGCCATTCAACACTCATCGATTCGCGGTGCTTCTACCTCCACGATCATTGCTCGCCTGCGAAGAATCGCCATCCTCGCTGCGAAACGATTGGCACGCTATTACACGAGCCAGAAGGTCTTCGGACTGGATATGGGGATTGACGCAAGTGGCCGCGTGTGGATTATTGAAGCCAATCTCCACCCCGACATTACCCTGTTTCTGAAGCTTGCCGACAAATCAATGTACAACAGAATATGTGCTTATCGAAGGCATGTATAAGAAAAAGGGGAGCCGTTCTGACGCGGCCCCCCTTTTTATGTGTGTGATTGTCCTTTTAAAAATCAAAATGATCCGGGTCTGGCCCAAAACGCTTATTTTCATTTAGGGCAGTGATTTTTTCTACATCCTCTGCACTGAGGGAGAAGTCAAAAACATCTGCGTTCTGGCGAATCCGCTCAGGTGTGATCGACTTCGGAATCGTTACCACTTGGTTTTCCAAATCCCAGCGAAGCACAATTTGTGCAGGAGACTTGCCATATTTTTGTCCCAATTCCACCAAGAGAGGATGATCGAGATTTCCTTGCATCAACGGGCTCCATGCCTCTAGTTGAATGTGATGCTCTTTGCAATACGCATGCAATTCTTTTTGGGTAAGCAATGGATGATACTCGACTTGGTTGATAACCGGAATGATCTCGCTATGTTGACGCAAATCCTCGAGGTGGTGGCTATGAAAATTACTGATGCCAATCGCACGTACATATCCATCGCGGTACAGCTTTTCCAAGGCCCTCCATGTATCGACATACTTGTCTTTTACGGGCCAGTGAATCAGGTACAAATCCAGCGTATCGGTACCCAATTTTTTCATACTTTCATCAAAAGCCTTCAGCGTTGACTCGTAGCCTTGATCCGCATTCCATACCTTGGTCGTAATGAACAATTGATCGCGATCAATCCCGGCTTGACGGATACCTTCGCCTACGCCTGCTTCGTTGCCATAGATAGCTGCCGTGTCTATACTGCGATAACCCGCTTCAATCGCGGATCGGACGGCCAACGTTTCGTTTCCGTCTTTTGCCTTCCAGACACCCAGACCCAGCCAGGGCATCTTCACCCCGTTGTTCAAAACGGAATGATCTGTGATATGTGTTGCCATTGGATCTCCTCCCGTCTTACGCTGATATGTACTTACATTAAGAAAGTGTAGCATAAATACAAAATGAAGCAAACCTTGCTACTCTTGCGAATCTGGATACACTTCATCCTCTGTCCCAGCTACCAGCGGTTTGATCGCCCACCATCTGATCCTTGCCCGATCTGTCTGAACAGGTCCCTTCACCTGGACGCCGATCCGAAACGTTCCTTTCTGCGGATAAACGATAACCCCCACGGCAAAATGCGCTGCATCTGTCGCATACTCCGAATCATCAAAAACACTGCTATGCCCGTACATCACTTGCTCATGCTGGGAAAGCAACTCATCGATCACATCTGCATGAAAATCCTCGATTCCTGCACTGACATACACGTTACCTTTTCCGAGAGAATGCTTGAGCTCCTCAGAAAAATAACGATTGCCAATCTTGACTCCAAACGGCCAGTTGGAGGAGTATGGCTCAATCGGTATTTCTACCACGCCAGTTGCTACTTGTTCACTAGTCTTTCCTGGTCGGGGCAGTCCAAGCTCAAACTGG
This genomic stretch from Brevibacillus brevis harbors:
- a CDS encoding alkaline phosphatase family protein codes for the protein MKPRFTYATLLLLVLSLTVISCKPDSASQIRQHSLKAQPTAEKNESQKPVLLILIDSLMDKPLQEAIRQGRAPALGYLLANGRYYPQVVSSFPTMSVAIDSTLLTGTYANQHHVPGLSWFSNKEKRMIYYGYGPKEGLKIDQPQVLLDILHQLNLVQLNPHTKTIHEELAEKGKDTASINAILWRGKTPHTLQIPRLIDFGTRLPSELNVTGPKLMSYAAFAQLDPNQKREKRIWRKYGMNDEFSAQEAAYLIANKKLPPLTITYLPENDMEVHKKGPATIEGIEKADKALQTVLDAFGSWDKAIKEARWIVMGDSGQTPVLNDRKTATIDLRSLLTDYRIAKISQPVTPTDQVVISTNERMAYIYALDSRIPLSDIVKRLQREAKLDIIARKEDQKIVVTAGQINQQFSYQPNGPYIDPYGQTWTFDGDPRLLDMTIKNNRMTYGKYPDVLARLYGAMNSHEGRYVVVTVQPGHELITESSPTHIGGAAHGSLHEIDSLVPLLVTGTTTKPKTLRIVDLKDWLLRLTTE
- a CDS encoding DUF4188 domain-containing protein — protein: MAKVVPGRFTAQMEGSFVVFIIGMRINRMLAVHKWMPVANAMGGMMRELYQHPELGLLGHTSHFNLREITQIQYWRSYEHLENYARKSHNHLSAWKKFNQAVGMDGTVGIFHETYLVDAGKYECLYGNMPVWGLAKAGEHLPAVGKRETARRRLGGENEPAVPTPAQ
- a CDS encoding DUF3892 domain-containing protein, translating into MDQRNFEQIYETYKNAGEQQAIQENEDNSPLTNTGKEQIVAVRKNDDGDLIAFKTDTGRELDYITALNDAKAGKLAHVDVFHKYGRDILRSEPDGIKENNLDNLPDF
- a CDS encoding DUF2785 domain-containing protein codes for the protein MRGYGEEKRWAHATAHAADALDDLTQCSELDQTDLSGIVMNSQWMIWMDGFGVLRIVWIVAIQSNRISGLQRPCFL
- a CDS encoding YheC/YheD family protein, which translates into the protein MTFLGKKSKSKLTKHNLLRASSALGSALPRTARFSKQSLHAFLDQYKKVIVKPATGSGGAGVMLITRKAKGRYRVQRGPAHYTLRGKLETYRYLRRKITTSYLIQRGISLARVNGALFDVRVMVQKRSGSPWAVTGILAKVAGRGYIITNVKRSKGRVLPIRSAIQHSSIRGASTSTIIARLRRIAILAAKRLARYYTSQKVFGLDMGIDASGRVWIIEANLHPDITLFLKLADKSMYNRICAYRRHV
- a CDS encoding IclR family transcriptional regulator, with protein sequence MEEEQKANVRAVDRALDILLCFTDATDLGLSEIASRLSLHKSTVHRLLATLENKGFLIRDVQTEKYRLGFRVWELSANLSQNDDPATLLLPEMERLRDLVEETISLYVRDGNERIRVQAVQSKQPIRRVAPIGARMPLAVGASSKVLVAYAEPFILQEVISDPNWPDYVNKESFIEQLDQIRKQGFATSVEERELGTAAVAVPIFNRNGQLVASIAASGPSNRLTPEKMSQYAPYIMEAAYRMGKMMK
- a CDS encoding TetR/AcrR family transcriptional regulator, with the translated sequence MAEALSLREKKKAKTKFALLDAALELIGDGSFRNVLVDDICERAEVSKVTFFKFFPQKEELLIYYMSIWQAECFVELRSTDKRGWEAVRHIFAKVTRDSEKQPGVMLSLISFLAEQKMHPCVPLLSDAELYLRFPEEEEREAIRATDLHQMLQKCVQEAAEDGQLALHLPEREAVILLFSIFYGAYLTAHLFHVSDYMACYELHLKSLIR
- a CDS encoding aldo/keto reductase, with protein sequence MATHITDHSVLNNGVKMPWLGLGVWKAKDGNETLAVRSAIEAGYRSIDTAAIYGNEAGVGEGIRQAGIDRDQLFITTKVWNADQGYESTLKAFDESMKKLGTDTLDLYLIHWPVKDKYVDTWRALEKLYRDGYVRAIGISNFHSHHLEDLRQHSEIIPVINQVEYHPLLTQKELHAYCKEHHIQLEAWSPLMQGNLDHPLLVELGQKYGKSPAQIVLRWDLENQVVTIPKSITPERIRQNADVFDFSLSAEDVEKITALNENKRFGPDPDHFDF